ggcaggagcaggcggcacgaccggcgctgctttgggtggctggagcaagaagactagaggttgaagaagcactatggccgttggatggacatcatacggtcactggagtattgactaagttgacaaagccctctgtccccgtcaacttagtaggcccacaagttagcccaacaatatggtgggtcccagctagcaggggtattcatttttttgggcgtaataaggaggcacttccttgcatgcgaagatatagctggtgggtccgacctgtcagcggggggaacgttttttcgcgaaatacagaggcccttcctgtgggtcctagctgtcaggtggaggaatcattattttgcgcgtaataaggaggcatttccttgcgtgcggccgtggacccagctgtcagcctctccacgtacagtccactttcgatggatgtcgttcattaaccacgttgaccaggccgcgccgagagcaccagggcggtggacgacggcgaggcctaggaagggaacgacacggagccagggaatactcggcagttgtttcccacgcggaggagtacgaaggtttactggttcgtctgccgtcgccggagaataacagcatgtgtgggtgagtagagggatggctaggccagcgatgggagtatggtggggccgtgaggcctgcgcggcagcatagccggccgcgggaggagggagcaggcagtcccgccggcgcttgtttgagcggctggagcatgaagagcggagattgaagaagcacgacagccgttggatggacatccaacagtcattgctctcgtgtgttgactaagttgacagggcgttgcgtgtgcgtcaacctttttttatgaaagcatacgcgtcaacctgtagtaggcgcacaagtcagcctcaaatctgtagaaaacagcatacaacccatctgccattatttctaataatgtacaggccatttgctaattcttaagaatttttttggagcccatcttctttttgttagcattacaccccatattgtggccacggttaaaaagtatacgaaattttgcatatttcggtgcggtcaactgttttaatccagaaatatcgattcacattcaaactattttgaaaaataatttatataaatataaaatccaaataattgtcaacgcataaaaatcaatggaatttaagatcttgtaatgaaaaaattgaaactaattcccggtttgatgtgttttaaaaatgtacagcccatttgtgggcaaaccgaatgaaactctcctcgtcttgaaagatttgcagcccagcagggcctataaagcaagtaggccttgtttgggtatttctttaaaaaaaatagaactaggctagccattttcagcaagaaaaaaacacaactgggctcatgatgtggtaaacataaataaaaccctggctagacgggccacagcccccgcacagccccgttgttaccctgatccgtcgctaaaactagtataaataacaactgcttgttcctcaaaaaaaactgcgtgacttgctgggtccctggtgtcagccgctcgtagtgtaattctctcgtttattgactacgttgacaatggcgtgagccccagatgtccaaccattaggaggaaccatatttttgggcttgtactagagaggcacttgcttgcgtactgccatgacgctggtgggtccctactgtcatcctctccacgtacagtcatctccttgttcctctcggttgttgacgacgttgacaacgcaagagggcggcgcatcgcgcacggcgagcgaaccaaggccacaaggcggaggacgacggcgaggcctcggacggaacgaacagcagccgttgaagatgcgccggtccagtcgcaggcggaggggagtacgagggttgactggttcgggcgcgggtgcgtgttggggctgacatcgccgcagaataacaggacgtgtgggggaatagagggagggactggccaacgttggagggtacgtacagTAGGGcagcggaggcgcagccagccatgggaggcgggagcaggcggagccgacggggtggtttggtttgggcggctggaggaagaagaagacaagagatagaagatacacgacagatgttggatgtcaatccaacagctggtaggcagaatcgtttgttgactggctagtaagtggacaccaccttggataggctatttcctcgcgggtcccaaatgtcagaatccaaatctgtcacggtcatgcagtcTTTCCTATGAAAacttacagcccatttgatgtgctagttcgaaataagtttggggtgctggtgggggctaatcacttggcttctgtaatgcacagtgagctcaagcagccggcgagagtgatgttatttcccttggttgggatttgttacaatatttcactctaaattaaacgaatggcaagccatttgccttgtttcaaagaaaatatgacagtcacagccgagttgaaaagggcaggaacatctaactccagcttacaaactgtacaaaagcatgagggttaattgttcatcaggtttacaaaaaaaccagattgaaaagggcaacaacatctaactccagcactgttttcggcagtcacagtcaaatggatcggtcaggtccatagaatgaacatcctgggtcgtaaaatttactggattatgaccacaatatgttgtaaatagaagcccggcacattcagaagctcttttgcccacctgaaactcctttttttgctcttcgacatacccatccgtcaaaaccatgctgctgataaacttaagcctgatggacaatagtaacctcgcattcaccaggaagaatgtgacaaatcttgtgtttgcacggttggctacatatcgttctagcgttattgtcttcaattgaatctcatgagaagtgagaaaatcccgatgcttacgaatccaccgattggttataactttcttaccccgtcctgttgcctaaatagacatgaagattgaaaacagttaaggtctaaaagaagagtgtcgaaagagcaacatctgaacggttaattctagtacactatatgcgggcttccaatgtgcgtgaaattatcacctttatatacaacttctccaaacatggaaagcattgcagcaagccaataatcttgttcagatcaaaactattcatttggatatataagatcttgacagaatccagcaccattgataggccatccatggagaaactcttcattgagcatagaacataatattagtacaaaatgtgtactccaagatgatatataaattatgcgcagaaatttaaaatgcagcttatggttacaagtgtagatgataatataaagtacctgaagaactgtggagccaaacaccatattgagatgagcacagagatcatgtattacacccaaggtctccagtttaggcgcagagaggacggttatttgcaacggtgaataactagaatcaaggatcaacctttgaagtgaaggggcatcttggatgatgagctgccttccgtcaaaagaaattccaattcttacaaggttaggcgactttatttggagacaaccgattctaactgtgaaaacaagcaccaagcactccagcgcagggcaactggagtggatgatgctgtgcaatgaggcctccgatatacgaacccgcacaagtgaaagtttcttgagaaatgggagtcgaaggtttagtaccagattgtctggtaggtagcacagcgcaaaggtggcggtgtggagagaggacgaaaaccgcgagatggacatcggtgctgagggcacaagttcatggcgttcggtatgtcgTATGTGATTTCCacgggaatagtagaactcaagcagttgtattctgtgaattcaggggatttcagccaggcgtccaccgtgcagggcatggtatgcttgctcaggtagcatgacgagatgcagaggctttgaacggagccctggtgggaggagatgatggctctggggatttcaaaatcattgaagagagatagctgacgacagtcgagattaaggggcacggcgcgccatagagggcgccaccgaattgagaggacttgggtgcggcagcaatccttggtggggagaagcgagatgatctccccaaggacggcgtccgggagatcgctgatgcggtccacccgagattctacgggttcctgggatccggtgggggcggggtcgctgcttctccccgcgctgccgggtgcgggatctacaacaggcgtcgccgctggcgggagcctcatcttcttagtgctggggtcagccgactccattttcctcgagggcgtcgcgtcgcgctcacggatttgagcagagtaacgaatgacgagactcgttgtagtgcgagcgaagaagaaggggagctgggggttttctgtaggagtgaggaagaaggggggctggggttttctgtaggagtgaggtgaggaatttgggggtacgagtggagcgagctgacgtgaggtgggtgggagtgaggaggaagaagagcacccagtgtggatgggcttttgaattgattttactatttactagtgtggatgggctgttttgtcttgggcccagagaaacaattactactagtacagtgaagacactctacagctacccagaaaaacaattactactagtacagtggagacactctaccgcttctggctcctcctaggtcattgaaacgtctccctctactgaatgtcgttatacttttgttcaccgacatgcgggccatgcagcgcgcgggcccaaatgccatccaccaaattagaaggcagtatgcaggcgaagagtcaccccggtcgtagcgcagcagtcatatcacaaaaccccacctccccgcagtccaagtttgacggacgaagcaaccatcatttcactcttcgctgaatccccttctccctcggactatccttctccctcaccgtcttcaagaaaggcaacactcgcatctgccactgttcttctctccgaacaaagggaaggtaagcggatccgtgatgttggtatattttcttcagagaaaaaaaaaaagaacttttgcaaagcagtaaccgatcctcactctcttttttgtttcattgtcattgcgattgcgttttcctttcagtggtctcctagtattcgtcagtttcatgatggaccaaggagaaccaggcaaagatctgccgatattggagcagacgcgggaggctgatccccacgagacagagagctccaagaagatggaggcaaccaccgagctgaccccagatacgctcacggccactactgaaaTGGTCatcgccccgtttgaggttacagcccccgtggcactgcaggagcagtttccCTCCTTCgaggatcccccccccccccccccccccgctgagctgcccaaggtgatttccttctttgccgatctcgattgtggtttttcatctaagtatgtggtaattttttttagaaaaggaagtatgtggtaattaataatgcaaaattttattagcttcgatgccatgctatacatagtggtttaaataacttgtgtttcttatactgaaaagtaattcagaatttgtttctgtttcaattagagccctgatgcagacaaggattgtgtggttgtacatatcactcgctatgaggcagacgacctgaatatacgcactggaaaaacagagttcttaggctgttggatcctggaagccatttgcggttataccaatgaagagttgtattccagcctcactgttgccAGACGTGTTGTctagggtgtactgaagcacaagaagttcaaagctactccttcgtttgtgaggcatactgttcttgtcaagcttacgctgGAAGATggcgtggcatgcctccacaaacaagtttatcagtggcaaggccacaaggttgtcttcatgaaggttcacaggattgagctgctgcgggacgtcctcgatgatgttcatggcaaggtccgtcttgtgtccaacCCAAAtaagatcgaggcatgaaatagttgcctcagctagtgtttaatagtagtttggattgtgtctaattatccgaaccttgcctgttatcgacccctctggggctagtactctgtttgaatccgtctatgggaactgctgctacttttgtgtgcccgtgaatcatgtgagaaccatcgtaattgttgccgaaacagatgcgtcatcactagttttttcatgaatatggcatggtaagacataagttgtcacggtttatcatacgagcagtgtgtgttttgatgaaatagagcactcgttcaagaaccgtgcgccgacgtatacataagtacttgtaaacactcactacaagaaatatgttaACTTGCGACTCtcactattggtcactgaaaggtcattgtttttcatttgcgacctttttgtgaccaaaaacaaaagatcaaaagctggcagtcgtaaactgaaattaacgaccttctgtGTGAGAAGGTCGTGGAATTCCATGACCAAAACAAAAAGTCGTTGATTCTAtgaccttctgttttggtcgctagctctctgcccaggccacgtcggatccgacgtggcaatctgacgtggcaaaattgcgaccaattgaAAAGGTCGTTGATAAGATTCAGCCCGGTCCGATTAGGTGTTCTACATGGGCCTAGGCAAAGAATTTAGCCTTTTTATATTTTTCTCCTATTAATTTCAGCATGGGCCATACCCCACAATTCGGCCTTTTTGTTAGGTTCTTCCATACTAGGGGGCCTCGGCCTTTTTTGCAGTatatttctttttttattttctacAGTTTTTTTGTTTCGCTTTTCAAACAGTCCAATGCTTGTTGGGTTGTGGCCTTTTCCAGCCTAATTATTTGTCCAATATTAGATCTCAGATTTTGAAAGAAATGTGTGGACAAAATTGTTTGGGCACAAGACCTCTTTAATCCAGTTACACACATGCATCCGACATTGTATCATATTCAAATCAGGAAAACTCCATGTGAAATTCAAATCATCcatcatatcacatcacataacacatctCCAGGTTTACATCACACAGGAATATAGCAGGAACAGAGGGAATATCGGATATACTATCCTAACATGTACGTATATGCATGTGTGCTTGCTTGACCGGTGCATGCATCACTGTAGCAGCCAAGCAAGTAGGCATCGTTGACGTCTACTCACAGCTTTCCTCGCACCACAGAAAGAGTCAAAACAAAAAATATTAGACCATAATATGACACCAGACCACAGATTAGTAACTTTAAATCACAAAGTATATCCACATCACCATAAATTAGTCTCAGACCATCACGTAGAAGCCAAATACTATTAACTGATGATTAGTAGACACAGACATGATTCAGCCACATAATGGCTACCACAAGCAAAAGTGACAACTGTGTAAGCAAGCTACTAGTGTACACAAGGTGATTGAACTCCTGCTGTTTAGTACACATACATGGTAGGCTACTGCTGCTAGTGTTCTAAACCAACAGAGCATGCTATAGGAGCGGAAAAGTGGGATCTAGGGCTAGAAGATGGAGCCGACTCACCGGACAGCTTGTGGTCGCCGCCGTACACAGCCACCATCACGTCGGTCGCCTCAAGAAGCACCACCGCGCCAGAGACGGTGCCTGACGTGTGCAAGAGCAGAGCACCTGCTGCATCCATTTCCAAATAGAACAAGAACAAAAAATTAGGAAGGGTTGCAAACAAATTAGGAAGGGTTTCAGAAAAGGACAGTTATTTAGAATGACAACACAAATTCAGCTAGTACCATGCTTTTCGTTCTCCAGCTAGTTAAAATGAGATATTCATACAAGAAAACATAGACACAATATGAATATTCATTGCACAAGTGCAAGTCATGCAAAATACTTCACCGCAACACATTACGCCTAAACTTCGCATAAGATATAATTGAACCAGGAACCAAGACTGGGACTCACATGAAGATGAAGAAGGCACTCAGGGGCGCTTGGGCTTGTTGGGGTCCTTCTCGGCCTTGCTCTTCTTCACCGCGAGCCTGCGCCACCACACAACAACAGCAAACCAAACCAAGTCAGAACCCGACACGAAACAGCAGCAGCCACCACGGGAAATGAAAACGAGACAGGGAGACGAGGGAGGGAGGGGTCGGGGCACTGACCTGGAGTCGCCGGCGCGAGAGCCCACCTTTGTTACTATGTTAAAGAAAGTTGATTTGCCAACATTGGGTAACCCGACCTGCATGAAACGTCAATATAAACTTCATATCTCCTCTTATTCCTCAATAGTAAACGTCAATAGTAAACTACTATGTTAAAGAAAATAAGATGATGGTTCTCGAAATAGTAAACTTGCAAGTCAATAAGACCACAATCACACTATTGCATTCACAGTTATTAGTAAAGCAGCGATCAAAACTAATGATAATGCACAGCAACTTTTGCATATATCTATACGATCAAACATTACAGAAGTATAATTGTTATTCCCATCTCACTCCACAAGTGGCTCTATGAACATGCCAGACACAATACTGAACATGCGAGGAAAAACTATAAAGAAGATATTTTACAGATTTACTGACATATTTACCCTACATGTGAAATATTTTTCAATAAATGAACTCGTCTAAGAGGACATGACACAATATCTACCAGCTACAAATCCCAGGCAATATCTACTAGCAAGTTAACCAGAATAATTACAAACAGCAGAGGAAATCATGAATGTGTAAATGCATGAATGGTTCTTTAGATCAACTTTAAAGCTAGCAGCAAGCATGTTTAGACAACTTAACACATTAGTAATATTGCCAGTAATATTGTTGGAAGCACAAGAGAATCTGAAGCTGAAGCTTCAGCTTCAGCTTCAACATTAGTAATATTGCCAGCTATATTCACAGCTTCAGCTTCCTGTTCTGCATGTGGATGATGTTGGTACACACTCCATTCATGAAGTCCTGAGAGTGATGTCACAAGTATACGGTCAAATTTCTTGAGTGTTTCTTCCAGCCACACACATGCCTCAAGATCTGCAAATGTTGCCATAGAATGCCAGCAATATTGTTATTAGTTCACAGACAAAAGCATATTTATTTATTTGGCTTCATAAAACATTTTTTACTGGTTACTATATTATCTCAGTCATTGCCAACTCAAACATGTCTCAGTTTTTTCAGAGAAAATAGGCAGGAATTAAGACCCAAATGTGCATGTATAACCAAAACCTATAACAACCTACATTCAGGGATTCTTGTCACTGAGCTCTGAATTTAGCAAGAGTACTACTGCTATAGTAgaatccacacacacacacatgtgtGTGTGCTTTCATTTACTTTAAACTGAGACTACTGAAAATTAATCCATATGTTTGCAAAGGAGGATATGTGAAATTAATCCATATTTTTGTAAATGCATTTGTACTCCTTTCATTTACTTTAAACTGAGACAACTGAAAAGGAGTACTCCTTTCATTTAATTTACTTTAAACTGAGACTACTAAAAAGGAGTACTCCTCTCTTGAGAAGTTGATGTAAATGAAATCCAGGAGTATGTGAGAACATGGCCATCTTTATTTCTTTCTGTAAGCTTTATCTTCAGTGCCCTGTAATCACCAAAAGGCAATATCAGAAATTATCTGGTAGACTAAAAATATCAGAAAGCTTGGCAGCGACTGCACATACCTGCAGTGTTCGGTCTTCCAGGCCTTCTTGTTGTCGCCGATACTGCACGAACATTAAGTAACAAACTGATCAGCATATAGAGAGTATAAATTTGACCTTGTAAATGAAATGTTCTGACATCAAATAGCTCCATTCTACAACTACACAAACCCTGTACTAACAGTCTTAAACACAACACTGTCTAGATTAAACAAAACTAGCGCCAGTCTACACTGTTATGGTCTCGAGCTCATTGATAAATTACTATCCACACATGAGCCAAAGACATGCACATCTCGGACAAGAGGAAACTAAAGTTCAACGACAAAGAGGATCTAGAGCTGTTCCCTGGCAGGCCCGACTCCAATCCCCTGTGCCCCGCGATCTACAAAGGTTCCCCTCCTAAGCTGTAAGATAAGCCTCATCGTACATATAGATGTAGCACAAATGCAGTAGTACCAGATCAAAAAGGGACGGCAGCACTCGAATTAGGAACCCTGATACGTTTAAGGAACGAGTAGTATAGAGTCCTAATACAGTAAAGTGGATCAGCCTACTATTATTAGCAAGCAAAAAGGCTCAGCGCTGAAACTCTTGGCCGGACCATGGCATTGGCATTGGCCGATACAGTGCCAGCCATGGCCGTGGTGTGCATGCCACCGCATTGCCCAGCTTAAGTAGCAACGTACGGCCACACATCCTGTACGACTGCCTGCTCCGCCTCGCCTCTACGTGCTTTGGATCTCAACACCTCCATGCACAACAATAACAACCGACGGCCAGTTAACTGAACAACACCGGATTTGCAAAACTGAAACTGACCAAGTATCTGGACGGGTGCTGCCATCAACAGCAAACAGCTGCAGCCGGGGGAAAAAGGAGAAGCAAGGAGTCGAGGTGGGTGCCAACTAATCAATCTCACCGTCCCGAACGAGATCCCGGGCAAAGCGAATCAGACGGACGGCGGCGCACGCGCGCCGGATCTACTGAAAAGCTACTAGGGTTACATgcggggagggagggaggcgggTGCGCGGACGAACCTGGCGGGAGCAGAGCATGGACGAACCTGGCGGGAGCAGAGCATGGACCTGGGCACGGTTGCCGTGCATCCGTCGCTAGGCGTGCGGAATCTGCAGGCGGTCGTGGTGGACCGCGTCGGCGTCGCGCCGCAGCAGATATCGGCGTCGCTGGCCAAACCCCGCAGCCAGTGCCGCGTGCTTCTCGATGAGGGCGCCGAcctcgccgccgccatcgcgcgCAAGGGCGTAGTGGTGGCCGTGAGATgcggggaggggagggagggacGAGGTCGGCGGCGGTGGGTGAGGAGGACGGCGAGGTCGGCGGTGGGTGGGAGAGGACAGCGAGATCGGGAGGGGGCGAGAGCGGGAGCAGTGCGGAAGGGagcgggagcggcggcggcgatggggaAAAGGGAGTGGGAGCGGCAGCGGCGATGGGGATAAGGCCTTGTAAGAGGCTTAGGAGGGGTGCTTAAAGAAATAAATCAGGATTTCCTTAGgcaccggtgcttatttgtacagggtaGACGCTTAATTAAGCGTCTCTTCTATAgaaataggcaccggtgcttcagaaaaacccggtttatttttttaagCACCTCCCTAAGCATCTCCCATTATACAAGGCCTAAGTGAGCTAGGGTTTCGTGGGTGGATGAGGATGATTCTGGAGGGGGGCGAGAGCGACGAGGGGGGTGTGGGCTGCCGTTGGATCCGGGTGCATCCGACGGTGCTTAATCCATGATCCGCGTGAGATGGTTTTGGATCAATCAGAACGCAGTATCCCTTTGATAATGTTAAGACCATTTAAATTGGTCATAACCGATTGAAAATAAGATGTTAAATCATGTCTGCTATTTGACGGCCTAGGAAATTTATAAAAACAAATAGAAATCAAAAACTTTCGCATTGTGTCGCCAAGTGTGACCTACTTTTCAATAAGAATAACAAACTTTGAATAATGCAAATATCATAAAAAAAAGTGTTCTAAGAAATGAGTTTTTTGTAAGAAAgtcatttttcgagtgcccaaaatgattTTTTATGAAGAACCTAACAAATATTTGTTGATTTGGACCACATCAATTTTATAAAATCTTAGGTCATATTTAATGTTCAATtcaccaaatggttgggtgtcaaaagctttgTTCTACCTCtagtgaaaaagacaaatttccagCGATTCAGTAGGaaacgggtcaaatttgaactgcagctgccttatagtttgctttttattttttgcaaaactcatttctaggtacataagtatctatttaataagagaaacaccaaaagttttccaagattcaaccactagctaggaacggtcatgcccgccgtttttaccgcattttgaaacaggcataaaaaattcaaaaaaattgaaaaccttcgcattgtgtcattatatgtgaccaagttaccaggaaaaataataaacttgtaatatggcaattcttttaaaaaaagtgttctcagaaatgagctatcatgtgtgaagattcatggctttcaagtcaaatgatcaatcttatggccacattcatggcatagtttgttcaaataatctcatattgtgcacaagggtgcatcttggaattccaaacaatttttcctaagggagttttcattttctttgcacggaaaattcattttccattttccgagtgcccgaaatgagttttttttgtgaaggacctaccatatatttgttgcaaaattggaccaaatcaattttctaaaatactaggacatatgtAATGCACagttgacaaaatggttgggtgtcaaaaaaTTTGATCCACCtttggtgaaaaagacaaattcccgccgattcagcaAGAAGcgagtcaaatttgaactgcagctaccttgtagtttgctctttattttttccaaaaataatttctaggtacataagtatctatttaatcagataaacaccaaaaaaattcaagattcaaccactagctaggaacggtcattcccgccgttttgaccgcattttgaaacgggcataaaaattcaaaaaaattcaaaaaaatcgaaaaccttcgcattgtgtcattatatgtggccaagtttccaggaaaaataataaacttgaaatacggcaattcttttaaaaaagtgttctaaGAAGTGAGCTATtttgtgtgaagattcatggctttcaagccaaatgatcaatcttatggccacattcatggcatagtttattcaaatgatcttatattgtgcacaagggtgcatcttggaattccaaacaatgttgcccaagggattttccattttctttgcacggaaaattcattttccattttttgagtgcccgaaatgaggtttttttgtgaaggaactaccatatatt
The sequence above is a segment of the Aegilops tauschii subsp. strangulata cultivar AL8/78 chromosome 6, Aet v6.0, whole genome shotgun sequence genome. Coding sequences within it:
- the LOC123494357 gene encoding uncharacterized protein isoform X1; this encodes MAAARSAPSSRSTRHWLRGLASDADICCGATPTRSTTTACRFRTPSDGCTATVPRSMLCSRQVRPCSAPASIGDNKKAWKTEHCRALKIKLTERNKDGHVLTYSWISFTSTSQERSTPF
- the LOC123494357 gene encoding uncharacterized protein isoform X2; translation: MAAARSAPSSRSTRHWLRGLASDADICCGATPTRSTTTACRFRTPSDGCTATVPRSMLCSRQYRRQQEGLEDRTLQGTEDKAYRKK